A DNA window from Desulfobacterales bacterium contains the following coding sequences:
- the floA gene encoding flotillin-like protein FloA (flotillin-like protein involved in membrane lipid rafts): protein MSNAIFIIVIIAGITVVYFIGSSLSLWIQAIISGASVGLLDIIFMRFRKVPSKLIVESKIMAIKAGIEISSNELESLYLAGGNVLRVVQSLIAADKAKIELSFNRAVAIDLAGRNVLEAVQMSVNPKVIETPRVAAVAKDGIQLNALARITVRANIDRLVGGAGEETILARVGEGIVTTIGSADSHKKVIENPDLISKTVLAKGLDAGTAYEILSIDIADVDVGKNIGAELETDRAEADKKIAQAKAEERRAMAFALEQEMRAKVVEMDAKVVAAEAEVPLALAEALRKGNIGFMDYYKLKNVVADTQMREKIGASDVKSTSIE, encoded by the coding sequence ATGTCAAACGCTATTTTTATAATTGTAATAATCGCGGGAATCACTGTGGTTTATTTTATAGGTTCCTCATTATCATTATGGATTCAAGCTATTATATCTGGAGCAAGTGTTGGACTTCTTGATATAATCTTCATGCGTTTTAGAAAAGTTCCGTCCAAGCTTATTGTAGAATCAAAAATTATGGCTATAAAAGCGGGCATTGAAATATCAAGTAACGAACTTGAATCCCTCTATCTTGCAGGAGGAAATGTATTAAGAGTTGTTCAATCTCTTATTGCCGCTGATAAAGCTAAAATTGAATTGTCATTCAATAGAGCTGTTGCGATTGACCTTGCAGGTAGAAATGTTCTCGAAGCTGTTCAAATGAGCGTAAATCCTAAAGTTATTGAAACTCCAAGAGTAGCAGCTGTTGCAAAAGATGGTATTCAGTTAAATGCTCTTGCACGAATAACTGTTAGAGCTAACATTGATAGACTTGTTGGTGGCGCTGGAGAAGAAACGATCCTTGCAAGAGTTGGTGAAGGTATTGTAACAACTATTGGTTCCGCTGATTCCCATAAAAAAGTTATAGAAAACCCTGATTTAATATCAAAAACAGTTTTAGCAAAAGGCCTTGATGCTGGAACCGCTTACGAAATACTTTCTATAGATATCGCTGACGTTGATGTCGGTAAAAACATTGGTGCTGAACTTGAAACTGATAGAGCGGAAGCCGATAAAAAAATAGCTCAAGCAAAAGCTGAAGAACGAAGAGCTATGGCTTTTGCCCTTGAACAGGAAATGAGGGCAAAGGTAGTAGAAATGGATGCCAAAGTTGTAGCAGCTGAAGCTGAAGTTCCTTTAGCTTTGGCTGAAGCATTAAGAAAAGGGAATATCGGTTTTATGGACTATTATAAATTAAAAAATGTTGTTGCCGATACTCAAATGCGTGAAAAAATAGGCGCAAGTGATGTAAAAAGTACCTCTATAGAATAA